From Thunnus albacares chromosome 22, fThuAlb1.1, whole genome shotgun sequence, the proteins below share one genomic window:
- the cd248a gene encoding CD248 molecule, endosialin a, translated as MGTLVSSAAALLLISLLALLFGVSSVLGQDLTERDALCNADGCFVVYFQRKTFLESWRACKNKGGNLATIKRKQDANTITTLFSSLDLRHSRTKVQVWIGLQRQPRQCTTTRPLRGFSWTTGDQDTEYTNWQREVSPSMCSVPRCVVMGYSTEEQNDNFKWLDGPCSVPVDGYLCHYAYKGMCPALWSEGAGNALYTTPFNLLSTLLTHVPFGSVATVPCPTGTKEEQSVLCLLKEDGSVGWSRDSPLCADPPLSHNWCDQNNGGCEHFCRPAGAHFYCECADGYQLRDNGQSCELSDVCEGAPCESECLPLSDGYRCACPEGYMLAPDERGCLDVDECLQSPCEQHCVNAPGTFECRCREGYLPDDEGGCEDIDECVNDPCEHACENTQGSHICHCHLGFSPLPEDPSRCQDTDECQIPGTCEQMCVNYDGGFECYCEEGYELMSDHYSCRKIGEGDDQSAATHRPGPVWDRVDYDIWNPQQSHTDWPPEVEQSLDWLTDPPRVLDSDVIWVTSAPQEELPFDPALNPLNPQTEEHDEDIDNGGPDWLEWGQRFQSELGASPTIISTTPPPTTSSSTTGDWYEDDEEETTTAFPFLPTSTISEGAWNWWAGLTPASQKPGNPEDSVTDHYMPTNSSYHNEAEEEKYPLRENSQFPEEELGEEEENNVEITHSQDPAVPTQLIPSQPPPSEGGENGDNLDSVQEDRGQKQSSTWLLVGLLVPICIFIVVMVALGIVYCTRCAVQPRNKNATDCYHWIAGAHDKQGAPNPSAGVKTHV; from the coding sequence ATGGGCACCCTGGTGAGCAGTGCTGCTGCTCTACTCTTAATCTCCCTTCTGGCTTTGCTCTTTGGAGTTTCTTCAGTCCTGGGCCAGGACCTGACAGAGAGGGATGCACTATGCAATGCGGATGGCTGTTTTGTGGTCTACTTCCAACGCAAGACTTTTCTGGAATCATGGAGGGCCTGCAAGAATAAAGGTGGTAACCTGGCTACCATCAAACGCAAGCAGGATGCCAACACTATTACcactctcttctcctctctggaCTTGCGCCACTCACGCACCAAGGTCCAGGTATGGATTGGCCTGCAGCGGCAGCCTCGCCAGTGCACCACCACACGCCCGCTCCGGGGTTTCTCTTGGACTACTGGTGACCAGGACACAGAGTATACTAACTGGCAGAGAGAGGTCTCCCCTAGCATGTGCTCAGTGCCACGCTGTGTAGTTATGGGCTACAGCACTGAAGAGCAGAATGATAACTTTAAATGGCTGGATGGTCCCTGCTCAGTCCCTGTAGATGGGTATCTTTGCCATTATGCCTACAAAGGAATGTGTCCTGCATTGTGGAGTGAAGGGGCAGGCAATGCCCTCTACACCACACCATTTAACCTTCTAAGCACACTTCTAACCCATGTACCCTTTGGATCAGTTGCTACTGTGCCCTGCCCCACAGGCACAAAGGAAGAACAGTCAGTTCTGTGTTTGCTGAAGGAAGATGGCTCAGTGGGGTGGTCAAGAGATTCCCCCCTCTGTGCCGATCCCCCTCTATCACACAACTGGTGTGACCAGAATAACGGCGGATGTGAACATTTCTGCAGGCCAGCTGGTGCTCACTTCTATTGTGAGTGTGCTGATGGTTATCAACTAAGAGACAATGGGCAGAGCTGTGAGCTGTCTGATGTTTGTGAAGGGGCCCCCTGCGAATCTGAGTGCCTGCCCCTTTCAGATGGGTACCGTTGTGCCTGCCCTGAAGGATACATGCTTGCACCAGATGAACGTGGCTGTCTGGATGTAGACGAGTGCCTTCAGAGTCCCTGTGAGCAGCATTGTGTGAATGCTCCAGGGACATTTGAATGTCGCTGTCGGGAGGGTTACCTTCCTGATGATGAGGGTGGGTGTGAGGACATAGATGAGTGTGTAAATGACCCATGTGAACACGCCTGTGAGAACACTCAAGGTTCTCATATCTGCCACTGCCATCTGGGTTTTTCCCCGCTGCCTGAGGACCCCAGCCGATGCCAAGACACTGACGAGTGCCAGATCCCTGGGACCTGCGAGCAGATGTGTGTGAATTATGATGGTGGATTTGAGTGTTACTGCGAGGAAGGCTATGAACTCATGTCTGATCATTACTCATGTCGGAAGATAGGGGAAGGAGATGATCAATCTGCTGCCACTCACCGGCCTGGACCTGTATGGGACCGTGTGGACTATGACATATGGAACCCACAGCAGTCCCACACTGACTGGCCTCCAGAGGTGGAGCAATCTCTGGACTGGTTGACCGATCCACCCAGAGTTTTGGACTCTGATGTCATTTGGGTCACTAGTGCCCCTCAGGAGGAACTGCCCTTTGATCCAGCACTAAACCCTCTGAACCCTCAGACTGAGGAACATGACGAAGACATAGACAATGGAGGACCTGACTGGTTGGAGTGGGGGCAGAGATTCCAGTCTGAGCTAGGAGCTTCGCCAACCATCATCTCCACTACACCTCCACCCACCACCAGCTCCAGCACCACCGGAGACTGGTACgaagatgatgaggaggagaccACCACAGCTTTCCCATTTCTTCCTACCTCTACAATCTCTGAGGGAGCTTGGAATTGGTGGGCTGGGCTCACTCCTGCCAGTCAGAAACCAGGAAATCCAGAGGATTCAGTCACAGACCACTACATGCCTACCAATTCCAGCTACCACAatgaggcagaggaggaaaagtaCCCCCTTAGGGAAAACTCTCAGTTCCCAGAGGAGGAGttgggggaggaggaagagaataaTGTGGAGATCACCCATTCCCAAGACCCAGCTGTTCCCACCCAGCTTATTCCGTCCCAGCCACCCCCAAGCGAGGGCGGAGAGAACGGTGACAACCTGGATTCTGTCCAGGAGGACAGgggacagaaacagagcagcacCTGGCTCCTGGTGGGCCTCTTAGTGCCAATCTGCATTTTCATTGTGGTGATGGTGGCACTGGGTATTGTCTACTGCACCCGGTGTGCTGTTCAGCCACGCAACAAAAATGCCACTGACTGCTACCACTGGATCGCTGGGGCTCATGACAAACAGGGAGCTCCTAACCCCTCTGCAGGGGTCAAGACCCATGTttaa